A single Anopheles funestus chromosome 2RL, idAnoFuneDA-416_04, whole genome shotgun sequence DNA region contains:
- the LOC125761775 gene encoding ubiquitin-conjugating enzyme E2 2-like, which yields MMANKRIKKELEDLRKDPPSQCSAAPVGDDLFHWRATIMGPPESPYQGGLFSLTIRLPIDYPFKPPNVAFTTRIYHPNINSKGAICLNILKSQWSPALTIAKLLLSICSLLCDPNPDDPLVPEIAKVYKTDRKMYDTLAREWTTRFAM from the coding sequence ATGATGGCaaataaaagaattaaaaaggAATTAGAAGATTTGCGCAAGGACCCACCATCACAATGTTCAGCCGCTCCTGTCGGTGATGATTTGTTCCACTGGAGAGCAACTATCATGGGCCCGCCAGAGAGTCCCTACCAAGGAGGTCTCTTTTCCTTAACAATACGTCTGCCCATCGACTACCCATTCAAACCACCAAATGTGGCTTTTACGACACGTATATACCATCCAAACATAAACAGCAAAGGGGCGATCTGTCTGAACATTTTGAAATCTCAATGGTCTCCCGCTCTGACAATTGcgaagctgttgctgtccatCTGCTCCCTGCTGTGTGACCCCAATCCCGACGACCCGCTGGTGCCAGAAATCGCCAAAGTGTATAAAACCGATCGAAAAATGTACGATACGCTGGCTCGGGAATGGACAACAAGGTTTGCTATGTGA